A section of the Hirschia baltica ATCC 49814 genome encodes:
- a CDS encoding GNAT family N-acetyltransferase has translation MTSFSEYQIEIAEIGMFSLVEYNNEEDAEIIHPWVNMEYAKFWMLNNSTLEKVKSEYKTIMAPIGTKVYLGYLDNSPMFLTEIYDPACEEIAEHYLSKPGDFGMHILVAPAKKYIPKFTQCVFKVLLSFLFQYRGAKRVIVEPDVANFKIHKLNEQAGFKVFKDSVKLSNKLVRIEICEVDDFHQSKLME, from the coding sequence ATGACTTCTTTTTCTGAATATCAAATAGAAATCGCTGAAATTGGAATGTTTTCCCTTGTTGAGTACAACAATGAAGAAGACGCAGAGATCATTCATCCATGGGTGAATATGGAATATGCCAAATTTTGGATGCTGAACAATTCCACATTGGAGAAAGTTAAATCTGAATACAAAACGATAATGGCACCGATTGGAACCAAAGTTTATTTAGGGTATCTAGATAACAGCCCTATGTTTCTGACAGAAATTTATGATCCAGCTTGCGAAGAAATAGCGGAACATTATCTAAGCAAACCGGGTGATTTTGGAATGCATATTTTGGTTGCACCTGCAAAGAAATATATTCCCAAATTCACGCAATGTGTTTTCAAAGTTCTCTTGAGTTTTCTCTTCCAATATCGGGGAGCTAAGAGAGTAATTGTTGAGCCGGATGTTGCGAATTTTAAAATTCATAAACTCAATGAGCAGGCTGGTTTCAAAGTTTTTAAGGACAGTGTAAAATTGTCAAATAAATTGGTGAGGATTGAAATTTGTGAAGTGGATGATTTCCATCAATCTAAACTAATGGAGTGA
- a CDS encoding copper resistance protein B has translation MRLFNTGVLIAVGRWVEPAWANEDHLSNTPIEASVFSEIRLADDANLMFIEGLVEYESGKAVWSASAEGEVDALERINNVESKMQLRSIISPELQISMGVRLDYVDGEIIEYAFGGGHFSLPFNFNLDAMYFLSKEKKSFSRWIISNEIELSPRWHLQTALEYNIALQDDEEEVSGMTDGEFAARIRYRVSSDMSAHLGYLRQFELGEQYQFSSEMGLNTHFDNLVIGVSRSF, from the coding sequence ATGAGACTATTTAATACGGGTGTATTAATTGCTGTGGGCCGATGGGTGGAACCTGCATGGGCAAATGAAGATCATCTCTCGAATACTCCCATTGAAGCGTCAGTATTTAGTGAAATACGTTTAGCTGATGATGCTAATTTGATGTTTATCGAGGGGCTCGTCGAATATGAGTCAGGCAAAGCCGTTTGGAGCGCAAGTGCGGAAGGGGAAGTGGATGCCTTGGAACGTATCAATAACGTTGAAAGCAAGATGCAGTTGCGTTCAATTATCTCTCCCGAACTACAAATTTCTATGGGGGTGAGGCTCGATTATGTTGATGGCGAAATAATCGAATACGCATTTGGAGGAGGACACTTTTCACTGCCGTTCAATTTTAATTTGGACGCAATGTATTTTCTATCCAAGGAGAAGAAGTCGTTTAGTCGTTGGATAATTTCAAACGAAATAGAGCTATCCCCCCGTTGGCATTTACAAACTGCACTTGAATACAATATTGCGCTGCAAGACGATGAAGAAGAGGTGAGTGGTATGACTGACGGGGAGTTTGCGGCACGTATTAGATACCGCGTATCGTCTGATATGTCGGCGCATCTGGGATATTTAAGACAGTTTGAATTGGGAGAGCAATATCAGTTTTCAAGTGAGATGGGACTGAATACGCATTTTGACAACCTTGTTATCGGAGTATCTAGAAGCTTTTGA